The Phaseolus vulgaris cultivar G19833 chromosome 10, P. vulgaris v2.0, whole genome shotgun sequence DNA window TTGAATGATACTCACAAAACATGTCACATGAAAAACAAAACCCATTTTGGTTTAACTGACTGTTGAAATTGTAAAATCAAATTTGATTATCAGCACTTCACAAAAAACACGATAGAATACAATTGGTTATGTATCTATTACACAAATATTGATAGTTCTACAAAAACTTGTTTGATAGATTTGAGGACAAAATCTACAAACATCATTGTTGCTACAAGATGTCTAGGCTGATGAGGATATTACTACAAGGTAAAAAATGAATCCAAAAACAAAGTTCTTTAAGAATCTTTGAAAGCCACCTATTTTCAAATTCCAAAAACATAAACATATCCCCTTTAACTAGATCTAAGCTCATTAAATTTGCATTTCTTCAAACGGGGCCGAATTTGGTTAAAGATAGAACCTGAAAGGACAATTTTACCATTTGATTAGATACAGAAGCCGAGGAATCGATTACTAGATTTTGGTACACGTTTAAGCAAAATTTCCAAAGCTCATTATTCAAAGTGACGAAAATAtctctctaaaattaatttcttatcTTTTCCCTTCTGTGACaaagtataaattaatttactaTTTGCAACAAGGACAGACCAATATATTACTGAGTGACTCTCCCAAAAAAGTGTTCTATCTGCAGACACCCCTGGGAATGCAAACTACTTGTTTTAGCTCCAAGCTTTGACCTTTTTGAACTTGCTGAATTTTCCTTTCCACCCTACAAGAAACAAAGTTCTAAAGTCAGCTTTAAGCAACATCAGATTGATAATACACAACTGGGTTGCTACCCTTAATAAGTGCAtgtttgaaaattattattttggaggaaataaatgtttattttgcaaTTGTTTCTCCAATATAAGCTGAACCAAACAAACTAAGCTGtcaaaaaattatcaaattagcAAATATAGTCAACAACCAAGAGTAAAAGTGGTTAACTTAACTCATCAAGATACGAttgcaaaaaaataattacaaaataccTCTCGCGCCCTTAGTACAGACAAATAGTGAAGTAAATAGATTAACAATCATTTGTCAAGTGATGTTCATGGTGAAAACGACACTctcaaagataaaaaaagatataGAAGGAAAAAAGGGAAAACAGAACCGGTTCGGGGTGTAAATATTCAATTTCTATAGTAACTATTATATCACTGTCCAATGAAAAACCCAccacctctttttgttggttacAGAAACTTATAAAAGATAACAAGCTTATTGCTGGAATATAGTACTACTACTTTAAAATGAATCAGTTATGACTGAAAACACTTATAGCTCAAAAAAATCCACACTTAATTCGATCAAGAGTAAACACTACAACTCACCGAGAGGATTTGGGTAGGAGTTCTTAGAACTTTTATTCTGCCACCTCTACCATCAGCCCCGACAGCTATTAAATCCCCATTACTTGATCTTTTTGCAGATGATGATGATTCACTGTTCTGTCCACGCTTGCACCATTTTCCCAAAAACCGATGAGTTCCATCAGGACCAAGCAATCCACCAGAAAACCAGATATTATCTGGACCTAGGATGGAGAAAGAAGAATATGCCAGCATTTAAGTTTCGTAGAGTAAATCATCATCGGTTTCTtactttttatcaaaataaatatcttCAAAACTCAAATAGCCTCATACCTGAATTTGAAAGCGTAAATGGTGACTCCTTTCTAATGTTCACCACAGGTTGGTTAATGGTGGCTTGTAAAGTTACATCTTCATCCATAGGACCAGCTGAATTGTTAGTCATGTCAATGTCAACATCAACTCTGGGAGACTCAGCCAGAGTACATTTTCCTTGCAATAATGTTTCGGTCTTTGTGGCAGACATGGTCTCTAGCTTCGCTAGAGAAGGCTTGCTACAAGCAATGTCATTCATGTCTCGttctttgttgttgtgttttgaACATCCTTGCAAAGCTTTAGTGGCTTCTAATTCATCTTCATCAATTGTGATATAGTCTCTCTTTTTATCAGGAGTTTCATTACTAATATTCACAGCCTTATTTGTAGTAGCATTGGAGTTCTCGATCTTCAAAGATTGAAAAGATTTACAGTTGTCGTTTGCAGCCAGGTTTATTCCAGATTTGGGTGCCGAGATTTGTTTGCCTGGTTTTTCTACTGGAAATTTGGAAGCTGTCGCATCAGAATCTGTGtactttttttcaaaattctttgaACTCTTCGTTCTTTTTGAAAGTTTCAGCGACATCTgatattcattttcttttgcTTCAGCTAATGTCTCGAGTTCTTGTACCTTTGCCTAAAAATGCCCAGAAAACTCCAACAgttaacattaatttaaaaattgctACTTACGAGATTAGCATTAACAAGCTCATCAGTACATACCTTCAGTTTCGTGATCTTTTCTTTAGCTTTCTCAAGCTTTTTGCTATAACGAGCCTCACCTCTTCCAAGAACATTGCACTTGGCCATCAATTCTTTGTAACTCCTATCAGAATAGTGCAATTTCAATTTACATTCCAGGCAAAGCATAACAGGTTTAGTCAAACAGGCACAATTTTAAGGGAAAAAAGCCTACAATAAAGAGAATAGTATCTTCTCAACCAAAGCACAAAAACTTAAATTGATGGCTTCAAATTTCAGGAAGTCCAAAGGTGGGAAACTTTTTCAACCTAGCTTATTCAGCAAAAAAGGATTAGGGGGATAAACCTGTTCCGCATGACCAGAGATCTTTTCAATGTATCTATAGTGTCTTTACTGTTGGCCCCATTACCGAAAGTGGCAAGCTTCAAAACCTCCTCTTCATCGATGTCCAGATCAGACACTCTACGGTGCAGGCCATAAACCAACTTAGTAAGAAGTAAAAGGATAAATAAATACTATATCATGAACAAAAATGGTTACTCAACCAAAATGAAGCTCCACTCACAATTTTAATGCGGCAAGTTCTTTAGCCAAAGccatgtttttttcttttaatctaAAAGACTCCAAAGTTGACTTCTCAAGTTCCTAAATCAATATAAATCTCCACAAGTTAATTCAAGCTGTAAATAGTTAAATTGTAACAAATCAAACAGAAGCTACAGAATAACTCACCTCTAATTTTTTATGTAACTGGAATTGTATGAACGTTTTTTGATTTAGAGCCTCAATCTTTAATGCTGTTTCTGTCTTTGCCTCCTCCTTGCAAAtacaaagctgaaggaagaacCAGAAGAAATCAATAGCATtaacaaaactttaaaaaaaaataccagcTAGAGTAATATATAGGAGAAAGATTAAATTCCTTTACTCTACTAAACCACCCATTCCTCTGTCAATGCCTCATTAACAACACTTGAGGTTTAATTTTTACAGCTTAAAGTAGCAGGTCACATAAAATGCATGAATCTCGACTTTGTTTCTACTTCACCGATCATAAGAAATACAAACACGTGTTCATTGAGCTATAGTAAAATATAACTTCTACATAGAACATTACAAAGAACAATTCATTTCAAAACAAAACCTCATTCTTCTTGTGACTTATTTTTAACCAATTAATTactgaaaaaaacaaaaaccaacACTGTTTCCAAACAGTAATCATCAACAACAAACCAATCATCAATTTAACATTCCATTAACAATTCTAAACAACTGGTGACGCACAGTCACTCACACCTCAACCTAAAAAATCTCATTTATACTACAAACTAAGCTCAACACAACCAACAGCAGCAAAAAAAGCCTTATCCTGATATTATACTAAGTGAGCATAGGTAATGGATCGCAAGGTATCACTGAATCCAATGAAAGATTACATTCTTAAGAATGTTATCCAAGATTTCTCCTAACAACTTCCTGCAATGCCTTTCTTGGTCTTCCTATGACTCATATCCCCCTTCTGAACATCAAGTGTCACTCACACCTCAGCCTAGTGCATCTCATTTACCCCACAAATTAATCTTAAACACAACCAACAACAGTTGCAACAAAAGCCTTATCTCACTGTGTGAGGTCCAGTACATAAAACACACAAcatcattaaatttaattaaagacCAAACTTTTAGCAATATTATTCACCTCAATATCTGCCAATGTCCTTCTTAGTCTCCTTCCAAACACAACCatacataaaacaaaataaataacatagcaaaatataaataaaatgaaataaaaaatacctCCTCCTTAACTCCTTCCAATTCCTTTGTTTGCCGTTCCAGCTCAGAAGTGAGACCCGAAACCTTCACCTCCAATCTCTTAACTTCCCTACGCAAAACCCCAACATTTTCCTCAGATTCAAAGCTCCTCAGAAGCTTCCCTCCATCGCTCGCGTCCCCCACTGACTGAAAATAAAGCCTGCACGCATCGCTGGCCCTGCAACTCTGCTTGCAAATGGGGCAAGTGTGTTTCTTCCCTTTCGAACAGTATTCGAACCATTGCTGCAGACTGCAAACAAACACACCCAAATCAAAATGAAGGCAAAGAACGGAACTTTAACGGCGGTTGCGTCAACCAACGGAGAAAAAAGGCAAGTGGGTAGAAGGGATTTACCAAAGTTCGTGAAAGACGTGGCCGCAGATGGAGACCGATTGGAGGTCCTCGGTAATGGGGTCGAGAGGCTCGTAACAGATCGAGCAAATGGTGCCGGCGAATTCGCCGCCGTCCACCATGGCGTGCGGTGGCTAGTTGAATTGAACTGAACTGAAGGAACGGTTCTTTCTCTCCGATGTTTTCTAGCCACGCTTTTTTTCCCGAGAAAAAATAGTGGGAAAATGAAGGGGAATTTGAAAGGTGGCGCAAGGTTAATTTTTCTGAGGGCGGGAAAGAGAAAGAGGTGCTATACTAAAAATCTTCATTCTTATCTGAAAGGTAGGTTAATAAGTCAGTTTGTTAATtgttttgtatatttatttatatatattttttaaaatttatttaatgtaaataatttctaattaattaattaatatttttaaattaataagttaaaaaaaaaatagaagttaaattattttatcataattaatcatttaaatttaatttataaatattaatgttacaatattattatatttgcatcttttaaaatatataatataaaaaagttatattttaaattattttttattttaatttttaatttagaaacaatCAACCTATGAAAGATGTAAAGGTCTaaaaaataaccttagagtagaagtggtatattttaaatgatacctgaatattttattattaaaatgaaatgacatataaatagaaaattcggttattcaggtttcattttaaaaaaaccattatctctctaaaagtttccattttccttttctctcccttctctttaAGATTTTGATCTCCTCGCTTATCAGTTTGAACTCCTGGCAGCgaagactacaagactgccctaagttcagttttgttcctctttttccttttctctctaagattttgaTCTCCAAACttatcagtttgacgatcggagtctgcCATTGCCCGAttagaatctcttatagagtaagttcaatttTTACCCTTCTCTGAGTCAAAGTTTTGAACTTGTAgatcaatctcaatctaagTGTATGCATGTGCCTCTTTTAGTTTTAAGATTAGTCTTTAGTAGATCAGAGTCCTAAGTTAGATTTTTGATCAGcactctgtggtgcaggttaagctaCTTTTGAAGATTTTGGTAGGTTTATAGCTCTTCGTGAGCATATGCTCAAGTAAAGGTAAGGGATGCTAGTTTAAAATCTTCAATAGAACcataggttagaagatttgatTTGAATGTGAGTATGACGGGGTCAACAATTCCAGATTTTGTTACAAGATTTCTTGTTCTGAGTAGATtgtagtttgattgaaattgaaagtgttgtgattgagaattggttgtttgatttaaatgccagattttgttgcaagatttcttgttctgagtagattgtagtttgattgaaattgaaagtgttgtgattgagaattggttgtttgatttaaatggttttggaattggaaatcatatatatgtataaatggacATAATAACTCAATGATTCAATGAGAGTGATTGTATCATGCTGAACAGGAACTGGCAATGTAAGGTGTAGATTTATAGTTTAGGAATTGAATGAGATATTGACTTATAATCTAATAGGTATATTAAGTTATGTAgaatttttctgcatatttcgctcaagctagaaagtgctagctcaagctaaaaaaatttatgggtgctctctggaggattttagcccaagctaaaattctgggtgctctctggaggattttagctcaagctagcaaaTTTTAGTCCaagctaaaaaaaattatgggtgctctctggaggattttagctcaagctagcgaattttagctcaagctaaaattctgggtgctctctggtggattttagctttctagctcaagctaaagtaaaaaataataataataataataataataaaaataataaaataaaatagaaatattaaactaatttttatttgcttttaaaagattgatttatttatttctatatagtttttcttataaagtatgtaaacttatatttcatgtatagttaattgaaaatctctttaattagacatctatatgattagtcaatgaattgttgtgtattttggaaattttaaacatttgtatgatttgattgtttgatggtggatattatgaggttcaaaatatgaattctgatcgagacatagtattttcaggaaagaaaataccgtgttaagattgtttaggatgtgcattgactagggattcgtctagaaggagatatcctgactctcctgagataatggaattttatagatgaagttattcaggtggtgagagtcgaaggaagTTCATaggaatgggtaagttgtttgaaagataattaacttgacctgttatatgattatatgaattaaccctctcatactaggagagagatgatattgagattaattaTGCGCATAactgtggatttcacagtgatgtagtacgacaggtgcagatctctgagtctaagtcaacgcacgagtcttccggaggtagagtcaagtgtctatgtgttatgagtaagtagaagtctgacatgtgaaaagatgaattatgaaatctaatagacacttgatgatttgagaaaaTATATGAGAATTGAGGAATTATGTTGATTAATTTGACatgaatttatataaaaaaaaaattatatagctagcttaccctgttattgtttgtgtttgtttctttatctgtgataatcgtgttttacacgggagattgcaggtaatagagctccttGGTGAGCAGCTGGAGTATTGGATAGATTtgtttcttttgtcttttttttaaaacttttgatgtatatattaattccctatgaagagggatatctttttgagATACAAATATGATAACCTAGTATATGTTTacatgttaattagatattgcatgcataatatattaacaaatagaataaaaaaatagagatcTTACAAAAGAGGTCATGAAACTtaacacttttattattaaaatggaattatttttttaaatattaccagattaaaaaaaaatctaaacgTGATACgattttattgtaaaaatttTTATCAATGGTACaactttattataaaaaagttgtcaagataatataaatttttgcCATGATATATATAGAAGTTGTGCTAActtataaatattaatgttacaatattattatatttgcatcttttaaaatatataatataaaaaggtttatattttaaattttcttttattttaatttttaatttagaaacaatCAACATGTAAAAGAGGTCATGAaactttacatttttattattaaaatggaattattttttaaaatattaagagaTTTAAAAAATCGAATAACTTGAtatgattttattgtaaaaaatttGTATCAACGTGAAAAGTTGTGGCaagataatataatttttggCATGAAATAGAAGTTGTgctaatttaatatgattttattttttttataataaaattatatcataaTAGCACGACTCTTCTAATCTCATAATATGAAATAGCAAGAGCAAACAAATTatgaacaagaaaataaataaataatcacacacaaaaaaaattagatgtTCAATTGAAACTCAATTTACATTGCTGGCCATAAATCACTTCGAAAAgaatatgaaattataatataaagtttATCTAACTAGTAAACTCTTAACtctaaattaaatataactattatttatatactaaattttttataatcaaCCTCCAAAATAAGTGCTAAAGAGTTATAAAGTGATGTGCATAGTGATTCACTTAGGAATTGGAAATGTCTACTTATATTGGAAGTCAAATTGATGTAGCATACAATTTAGTTAAAATGTTTGATCAAGATAGATGGTCTTGTACCATCAAACACTTTAACTCCTAGACGGTCTTGTATCATCAAACATTCTAATTTCTAGAACTATTGTATAATAACCTTTGAACATAGAGTTTTATTGAACCAAATCTTTACAACAATATacttaatttcaaattaattaaataaatgtaaattaaaatttgatttttgagATAAAACTTTAAGTgacatataaaattttgtaaaatttagtTACTTCATATAAATTTTctcatttataaattttattgtatGGCTTATGTGGagataaaaacttaaaaaccaATTCAGACCAttgatatttgatattatgCTTGAAGAACTACTAACTTCTTTTTAatgtcttttgttttttttataatattaatggtTTGCTTtgattacatttttattaaaatatatttttaatatacattTATATCTCAAATCATATTAGACGTAGTAACAGGAAAATTAAAAGGTAGTTCCAAAGACAAACTTTTATTCTCTTTAATTTTGGATTAGGAGAGtctcaattctaaaacagacATTATCATCTTAACATATATAACAAATTTGAGGTTTGAacaaatctaaataaaatataatcaaattataaaataattttaaaaaatatacttatgTATGCATGTTAATTATGAATTGATATAAACATATAATATTATAGTTTAATATCAgtaaatttattaaaagtttAAACTAACTTAttcagttgaaaaaaaaaagttaatttaaacatttataaaagtcaatttcaattgatttttagttattttttaaataattcaatttaCCACCAAATTTTGATACGAGTCATTTATAAATTGTGACAAccacaattttaattataaataataattgattatggtTAAATAAGATGATAAGTCTTTTATTCTGTCTTCATTCCTTTGAAATATTAGATGGGTGTCATTACAagttttaaaaatgaataatatcAAATCCAGCTTGTTTCAATAGTAGTTCTACAGACTGAATGCAAATTGGATGGATATCAATTCCTCAATGGGCACAAAATTAAAAAcgtctttatttaatttagccAAGGAAAATAAATGACCTAGAATTCCTCCCAAGAAGATGAGAACATCAATGTTTTTAgtcagaaaaaataaatatgagtaACCGTTGTCAAAGGCACCGACAAACAAAATTATTCTTAGAAATGTTTGAACCAAATTCCTTccttcctaattttttttactaaattttgTCTGAACACTAttattctctttattttatttttttattgatgattattttattttttcttataaagaaCTCAACTTTTAACACAATATCTATTTATTAAAGTATATGTATTATCCCTTTTTgacatttaataaatatattaaggtaaaatatattttatatttatatatatatatatatatatatatatattactatttcaagacaataatataaaaaggCTTTACCTTAAGCCACTGCACACAGCTGCACCCTTATAAGAGATTTTGGTGTATTTTAGTATAATATAACTGAAACTCCTATTATTTGATGATAaggttaaataaaaaatacaaacttgt harbors:
- the LOC137819387 gene encoding uncharacterized protein, translated to MVDGGEFAGTICSICYEPLDPITEDLQSVSICGHVFHELCLQQWFEYCSKGKKHTCPICKQSCRASDACRLYFQSVGDASDGGKLLRSFESEENVGVLRREVKRLEVKVSGLTSELERQTKELEGVKEELCICKEEAKTETALKIEALNQKTFIQFQLHKKLEELEKSTLESFRLKEKNMALAKELAALKLVSDLDIDEEEVLKLATFGNGANSKDTIDTLKRSLVMRNRSYKELMAKCNVLGRGEARYSKKLEKAKEKITKLKAKVQELETLAEAKENEYQMSLKLSKRTKSSKNFEKKYTDSDATASKFPVEKPGKQISAPKSGINLAANDNCKSFQSLKIENSNATTNKAVNISNETPDKKRDYITIDEDELEATKALQGCSKHNNKERDMNDIACSKPSLAKLETMSATKTETLLQGKCTLAESPRVDVDIDMTNNSAGPMDEDVTLQATINQPVVNIRKESPFTLSNSGPDNIWFSGGLLGPDGTHRFLGKWCKRGQNSESSSSAKRSSNGDLIAVGADGRGGRIKVLRTPTQILSGGKENSASSKRSKLGAKTSSLHSQGCLQIEHFFGRVTQ